The Chloroflexota bacterium genome window below encodes:
- a CDS encoding glycosyltransferase, with the protein MYTSFFDDARFGDRIEHGRVRPWPLQRLVGPSAGFRSLYPLYAAYFGALRADADLLLTSSIAFTKAMRTRAGGMHISYIYTPMRYAWDLNTYLSESSYSPFARLAARTIRPVMQSWDRRTAQRPDRVVAISHTVRRRIEANWRREVDEVIYPPVRLEEMQLGTEDDGYYLVAARLLAYRRIDLAVKAFAALGRELVVVGDGPERARLEALAGPSVRFVGHLPREEVVRLFRRCHAYVVPGVEDFGIAPVEAMAAGKPVIAFRAGGSTETVDEGRTGVFFDEPSAVSLRAAVQTLDSMRFEAVVLRQHAQAFSADAFRKRWRAILENPATLGL; encoded by the coding sequence GTGTACACCAGCTTCTTCGACGACGCGCGTTTCGGGGATCGAATCGAACATGGCCGCGTGCGACCATGGCCGCTCCAGCGCCTCGTCGGCCCATCGGCCGGCTTCCGAAGCCTCTATCCGCTTTACGCCGCGTACTTCGGCGCGCTGCGCGCCGACGCAGACCTGTTGCTCACCAGCTCAATCGCGTTTACCAAGGCGATGCGAACCCGCGCTGGCGGCATGCATATTTCCTACATATACACTCCGATGCGATATGCCTGGGACCTCAACACCTACCTTTCCGAATCGAGCTACTCGCCGTTTGCGCGACTTGCCGCGCGGACCATCAGGCCGGTCATGCAGAGCTGGGATCGCCGTACGGCCCAACGCCCCGACCGCGTGGTCGCCATTTCGCACACCGTGCGCCGGCGCATCGAGGCTAACTGGCGGCGCGAGGTGGACGAGGTCATCTACCCGCCGGTGCGGCTCGAGGAGATGCAGCTGGGCACCGAGGACGACGGGTACTATCTCGTCGCCGCGCGGCTGTTGGCGTACCGGCGCATCGATCTTGCCGTCAAGGCCTTCGCCGCGCTCGGGCGCGAGCTGGTAGTCGTCGGCGACGGCCCTGAACGCGCGAGGCTCGAAGCGCTCGCCGGCCCATCGGTGCGGTTCGTCGGGCACCTGCCACGCGAAGAGGTGGTGCGCCTGTTCCGCCGATGCCACGCGTACGTCGTGCCGGGCGTGGAGGACTTCGGCATTGCACCGGTCGAAGCGATGGCAGCGGGCAAGCCGGTCATCGCCTTCCGCGCGGGTGGCTCGACAGAGACAGTCGACGAGGGGCGAACCGGAGTCTTCTTCGACGAACCTTCAGCAGTCAGCCTCCGTGCGGCCGTTCAGACGCTCGACAGCATGCGCTTCGAGGCCGTAGTGCTGCGGCAGCACGCGCAGGCGTTCAGCGCGGACGCGTTCCGAAAGCGTTGGCGCGCCATACTAGAGAACCCTGCCACCCTCGGGCTCTGA
- a CDS encoding polysaccharide biosynthesis protein translates to MAPAPETASHAPEIPLHLAGSTILITGGTGSFGNRVARYLLEQDPAEIRIFSRDEKKQWEMQKTYPNLRYIVGDVRDRDRLRDAMEGVDFVFHAAALKQVPSCEAAPAEALKTNTLGSLNVCDAAAAAGVRTVVALSTDKAVKPVNAMGMTKALMEKIVCAQNLYRSSPIFTCVRYGNVMGSRGSVIPLFREQIRRDQPITVTLPQMTRFMLTLDDSVELVVRALTTANGGEIFVRKAPACTVQTLAEVMRRKYSPRGDDHEICEVGVRPGEKIHEVLVNEYELPRSVEDDNYFVVHPEYRPPATLSQREPGEEYTSENTTRIEEYETISALLDHAEATSEYN, encoded by the coding sequence TTGGCACCTGCGCCCGAAACGGCGTCCCACGCACCGGAGATCCCCTTGCACCTCGCGGGCTCCACGATCCTCATCACCGGAGGGACCGGATCCTTCGGCAACCGCGTCGCGCGTTACCTGCTCGAGCAGGACCCCGCGGAGATCCGCATTTTCAGCCGCGATGAGAAGAAGCAATGGGAGATGCAGAAGACGTACCCCAACCTGCGGTACATCGTCGGCGACGTCCGTGACCGCGACCGGCTGCGCGACGCCATGGAGGGAGTCGACTTCGTGTTCCACGCGGCCGCGCTCAAGCAGGTGCCGTCCTGCGAGGCGGCTCCCGCCGAGGCGCTGAAGACGAACACGCTCGGATCCCTCAACGTGTGCGACGCGGCGGCCGCAGCGGGGGTACGGACTGTCGTAGCGCTGAGCACTGACAAGGCCGTCAAGCCGGTGAATGCCATGGGAATGACAAAGGCGCTCATGGAGAAGATCGTCTGCGCCCAAAACCTATACCGGTCGAGCCCGATCTTCACGTGCGTGCGGTACGGCAACGTGATGGGCAGCCGAGGCTCGGTCATCCCGCTTTTCCGGGAGCAGATCAGGCGCGACCAGCCGATCACCGTCACCCTTCCCCAGATGACCCGCTTCATGCTCACGCTCGACGACTCCGTCGAGCTGGTCGTGCGTGCGCTGACGACGGCAAACGGCGGCGAGATCTTCGTGCGCAAGGCGCCGGCCTGCACGGTTCAGACCCTCGCCGAGGTGATGCGTCGCAAGTACAGCCCGCGAGGCGACGATCACGAGATTTGCGAGGTCGGCGTGCGCCCGGGGGAGAAGATCCACGAAGTTCTGGTGAACGAGTACGAGCTTCCGCGCTCGGTCGAGGACGACAACTATTTCGTGGTCCACCCTGAGTACCGGCCACCGGCGACGCTCTCGCAGCGCGAGCCCGGCGAGGAGTACACGTCCGAGAACACAACTCGGATCGAGGAGTACGAGACGATCTCGGCACTCCTGGACCACGCCGAGGCGACCTCCGAGTACAACTGA